GGTAGGTCTTGTCAACGAAAGGTATCAGGGCTTGGGTCAGATCGTCTTCAAACGCGGAAAACATTTCCTGCATCGCCTTTGCCCGGTCAGGCGAAGTGGGCGGACCAGTTACGGCAGGAGCAGGTTGGCCCGCGCGTTTGGCGTAACCATACGCCATCACGATGATCATCGGCTTGCACTTACCTTCGGCCAGCAGGTTATCCAGAATGAAGTTTGCGCGTCCCTGCCGAATCCATCCCGTTTCGTCCTCGCCACCGCCGTGTTGCAGATAGAGCACGGGAAAGCGCTGCTTGGTTTGTGCCTCGTAACTCGGCGGCAGGTAGACCAGCGCGTGCCGCCAACTGCCTGTTACTTTCGAGTTATACCAAACCTCGCGCACCTGACCGTGCGGCACATCTTGGATTGAGTAATAAGTCGAACCCGACTCTGGCACCTCGACGGCACTGGCGAATTTATTGCCGCCAAAAAAAGACTGGCTGCCTGTATCACTGACATCCGCACCATCAACAACGAAGTTGTAATAATGCAAACCGGGAACAAGCGAAGACGTTGTGAATGTCCAGAATCCATCTGCCTGTTTCTCCATCTCGGCTTTGGGGCCGCTCCAGAAATTCACCCTGACCTTGGTGGCGTCCGCAGCTTTCACTCGTAACTGAACTCGCCCGGTGCTATCCACTTTTGGATATTCAGCACCCCAAACGTTAGATGTAGCAGGCTGAAAATTGCCTGCTTCTTGTGCATAACAGATCTCCGCAAAAAGTGCCCAACATAGACTTGCAAATAGAATGATCCAAAAACGCTTCTTCAATTTTTTCATAACGGTCGGCTCCATATTTAGATTGGTATTAGTTTGTTGGCGGCGCTGCCTTGATCGCTTGGCAACGCGGCGCCGAAAAAAATGGTGGGCATTGCGGCCGTAGCCGCAATGCCCACCATCCGCATGGAGGACTCGTCGCTGGCGACTGCCGCCAGCGACGAGTCCGGGCGCGTGGCTCAGAACGAATACTTCAGTCCGAGTTGAAGCTGACGCATCGGGAGAGCCGTTGAACTGATGACGCCGAAGCCCTGATGCGCGGCATTGGACGTGGCACCCGGAAATGTCTGACCGGCCAGAATGTTTCCGTTCGGTGCACCCCAGACAGGATGGTTGAACACGTTGAACGCTTCCAGCCGGAACTGGAGTACGTGGCCTTCCTTATAACCCAGATGGAATTGTTTATGCACCGCCAGATCAATTGACTGGAAATGCGGTGTAATCATCGTATTCCGCCCGACATTGCCGAAGCTGCCCTGGGGTGCTACGACGAATGAGGCGGGGTCGAACCATCGTGAGGGTGTGCGGTCGGCGGCGTACCTATTGCCTGTCCCTGAGAAACTGGGGCGATCAGGTAACGGGTTGTTGGTACCGGCATTGTTGATACCGATGGTGAGGGTCTGCGGAACGCCGCTCTGGATCGTCGAGTTCGCGCTCAGTTGCCACCCGCCAATAAACCCGTTGGCGATTGAGTTGTTAATGCCCAAGAGCTTGCCTTTGCCTACAGGCAGGTCATAGACGGTACCGAGCACCCAGCGATGGCGGACATCGAAGGACGACAAGCCCCGCTCGCAACGCAGGCAACTGCTGTCCTGTGGAAAGAGTGTGTCCAGGCCCTGGGTGCGCGTGCCGCTGGCATTGTCAATTGATTTGGCCCAGGTGTAATTCGTGGTCAAGCTGAGGCCTTCGCTAAAGCGCCGTGTCAGCTTCACGCTGGCGGCGTTGTAGTTTGCGTTGAAAGCGTCATTGACATAAGAAAGCACGCCGAAGTTGGCGAAGGGGCGGCGCGCATTGATGCTGCTTAACGGGCCTGGGAGCGCCTGGTTGATGTTTTGGAAGCCGTAGAGGTGATGGCTTTGCGAGCCGAGATAGCCGAGTTCCAACGCCCAGTTGGAACTGAGTTGCCGTTGCACGTTCAGCAGGTACTGAATCGTGTAAGGCGTCGCGTGGTCGTAAGCCGCCGCCCAGGCAAACGGCGGTGGAACTTGCACTACGCTTCCACTACCGCCGGGAATCGCATTGCTCCAAGTAATCGGCAGTGCGGGTGTCGTGGTCAGGTCCACGCGAGCCGCGATATTGCGGGCCATGTCGAAGTATTCAGCGTTGGCAATGTCCTGCATAAAGAAAATGCCAAAACCGGCGCGGATCACGGTCTTGTCATCGAGCGAATAGGCAAGGCCCAGGCGCGGCGCGAAGTTCTTGTACTTCGTCTCTCTGAGGTTGTTGTTCAGACCGCCGCCGCAAACCGCGTTCGTGCTAGTCCAACGGATGCTCAGGCCTTGATACGGATCGGTGCAGTTGCCCTGCCGCACGAAGGTCGGCCAATCGGCTTGCGGCGCGTTCGCAATAAACTCGATCTTCGGTATCTTCACCGTGAAATAGTTGCCGTAGGTATTGGTGAAAGGCGGCGTCAGTTCGTAACGCAGGCCCAGCGACAGCGTCAGCTTGGGCGTGACTTTCCAGGTGTCGTCAATAAACGTATGGAAGACGTTGCGTTGAAATTTCGCATCGGCCACGGCGGCGGCATTGGTGGAGACGAAAAGTTTCCCCAGCAGGAATTCAGCGAAGGAGTAACCACCGCTTCCATTGGCAGGATTCGTTGTCGCATTCGCCTGAAAGGTAAACACACCGCGCGAGAACTGGTTGCCGACCTGGTTGAAGTTTTGCCGGTTGTACTCGCCCCCAAAAGCGAAGGTGTGTTTGCCATGAATCCAGGACAACTTATCCACGAATTGCAGCGTGTTGTTGTTGTTGGCGAACGGCCCGTCGTTGGCGTCGCCAATCCCGGTGAACCCGCCGCCGTTGAAGACGACGTTCGGAATGCCCCAAGTAATCGGATCACCCGGTTTTTGGTTCGGAATGCCGATGGCGGAAATCACATCCGTGTTCCCCGCGCTCAGCGTGCCCAGCGAGTTAAAGAACCGCGTATAACCGAAACGGGCGTCGTTGACCAAGTTGGAAGTGAGGGTGCGCGTGTTGCCCCCGGTGTATTGTTCGTAGTTGGTAAGCACTTTCGTTCCGGCGAGATTCAGGCCCTGTGTGGACGTGTTTTCGTCGCCCCAGTTGTAGCGTCCCATCCATTGCGACTTCGACGACTCGATGAAGTCCAATCTCAAAACAAAGCCGTCCCGGTTGAAAGGTTGGGAACTGGTCTGCGCAAAATTGTTTGTTGTGAGCGCACTGCCGGAATTGTAGTACTTCAAAAACTTGACTGAGATCGGGTCCAACCGGTTCGTGGGAATGATATTGCCCGCAAAGGGCTGCCCCGTGTTCGGATCGTAGATGACTGTAGAAGGAAGCAACTCGCTGAAGTCGCCGCCAAACATCTTCGTCGTCGGTACGGTAAACGTATTCAACACGCTCTGCCGGCGGCGCAGCGCTTCGTAATTCGACATAAAGAAGAGCTTGTCTTTCCCGTTGAAAAGTTTGGGAATGCGCACCGGCCCGTCCAGCTCGAATCCGAAGTCGTTCCACTTGAACGGATTCTTTGGCCTGGCGGCGGTGAACTGGTATTGCTTCGCGTCAAGTTTGTCGTTGCGCAAAAATTCGAAGAGGGTGCCGTGATAGGCATTGCCGCCCGACTTGGTGAGCACGTTCACCTGCGTGCTTTGATGCCCATACTCCGCCGGGTAAACGCCGATTTGAACCTTGAACTCTTGAATGGCGTCAATCGAGGGCAGGGCGACATACGAATTGAAGTTCACGTCCATGTTGTTGACGCCGTCGAGCGTGTAGTAATCGAAGAAGATGCGCTGCCCGCCCGCGGAGATTGCTTGCTGGGCGCGTTCACCGCCCTGACGAGCGCCCGCTTGCCCAGCGGCTGGCGCGAGGACGTTCACGTTGGGCGAAAGCGCGACCAGATTCAGATATTGCCGTCCGTTCAGCGGCAATTCCGTCACAATCTTGTTTTCGATCACGGTGCCGACCGTCGCGTTTTCGGCGTTGAGCAGTGCGCCGTTGCTGGTGATGGTCAGCGTCTCGCCGACTTGGCCGACCTCCATCGTCACATCCAGCCGCAGCGTCTGCTGAACTGCGAGTGTGAGGTTGTCGCGCACTGCCGTTTTGAA
This sequence is a window from Acidobacteriota bacterium. Protein-coding genes within it:
- a CDS encoding esterase, with protein sequence MKKLKKRFWIILFASLCWALFAEICYAQEAGNFQPATSNVWGAEYPKVDSTGRVQLRVKAADATKVRVNFWSGPKAEMEKQADGFWTFTTSSLVPGLHYYNFVVDGADVSDTGSQSFFGGNKFASAVEVPESGSTYYSIQDVPHGQVREVWYNSKVTGSWRHALVYLPPSYEAQTKQRFPVLYLQHGGGEDETGWIRQGRANFILDNLLAEGKCKPMIIVMAYGYAKRAGQPAPAVTGPPTSPDRAKAMQEMFSAFEDDLTQALIPFVDKTYRTIPSRENRAMAGLSMGGMQTFQITLKRLDLFSYIGGFSGAGGFLGDRKMDAKNDYNGVFADPAVFAKKVRLLWIGIGTTEPERMRAGIHRLHDALTEAQIQHVFYESPGTDHEWQTWRRDLQDFAPRLFR
- a CDS encoding TonB-dependent receptor, with the protein product MLGSVALLSVLAATGKAQTSGEITGLITDSSGANVAGAAVTVTNKATGAARRITTNNEGLYTFPSLLPGQYDLKIEQQGFKTAVRDNLTLAVQQTLRLDVTMEVGQVGETLTITSNGALLNAENATVGTVIENKIVTELPLNGRQYLNLVALSPNVNVLAPAAGQAGARQGGERAQQAISAGGQRIFFDYYTLDGVNNMDVNFNSYVALPSIDAIQEFKVQIGVYPAEYGHQSTQVNVLTKSGGNAYHGTLFEFLRNDKLDAKQYQFTAARPKNPFKWNDFGFELDGPVRIPKLFNGKDKLFFMSNYEALRRRQSVLNTFTVPTTKMFGGDFSELLPSTVIYDPNTGQPFAGNIIPTNRLDPISVKFLKYYNSGSALTTNNFAQTSSQPFNRDGFVLRLDFIESSKSQWMGRYNWGDENTSTQGLNLAGTKVLTNYEQYTGGNTRTLTSNLVNDARFGYTRFFNSLGTLSAGNTDVISAIGIPNQKPGDPITWGIPNVVFNGGGFTGIGDANDGPFANNNNTLQFVDKLSWIHGKHTFAFGGEYNRQNFNQVGNQFSRGVFTFQANATTNPANGSGGYSFAEFLLGKLFVSTNAAAVADAKFQRNVFHTFIDDTWKVTPKLTLSLGLRYELTPPFTNTYGNYFTVKIPKIEFIANAPQADWPTFVRQGNCTDPYQGLSIRWTSTNAVCGGGLNNNLRETKYKNFAPRLGLAYSLDDKTVIRAGFGIFFMQDIANAEYFDMARNIAARVDLTTTPALPITWSNAIPGGSGSVVQVPPPFAWAAAYDHATPYTIQYLLNVQRQLSSNWALELGYLGSQSHHLYGFQNINQALPGPLSSINARRPFANFGVLSYVNDAFNANYNAASVKLTRRFSEGLSLTTNYTWAKSIDNASGTRTQGLDTLFPQDSSCLRCERGLSSFDVRHRWVLGTVYDLPVGKGKLLGINNSIANGFIGGWQLSANSTIQSGVPQTLTIGINNAGTNNPLPDRPSFSGTGNRYAADRTPSRWFDPASFVVAPQGSFGNVGRNTMITPHFQSIDLAVHKQFHLGYKEGHVLQFRLEAFNVFNHPVWGAPNGNILAGQTFPGATSNAAHQGFGVISSTALPMRQLQLGLKYSF